In a genomic window of Chrysemys picta bellii isolate R12L10 chromosome 1, ASM1138683v2, whole genome shotgun sequence:
- the CDPF1 gene encoding cysteine-rich DPF motif domain-containing protein 1: MDSRKEAQPKGDFECQLCGLTAPYSYYGQKPPNTHSVVLLEESYVMKDPFVPDKDKFLILGSQCSLCNRRVCVGTECSLFYSKRFCLPCVNENLQEFPLEIRQDLDKRKSHSKSHPSKKTDART; the protein is encoded by the exons ATGGATTCCCGCAAAGAAGCCCAGCCGAAAGGAGACTTTGAATGCCAACTATGTGGGCTAACAGCCCCATACAGCTATTATGGGCAGAAACCCCCAAACACTCATTCGGTTGT CCTCCTGGAAGAAAGCTATGTCATGAAAGATCCTTTCGTCCCTGACAAGGACAAATTCCTTATCCTTGGATCTCAGTGCAGTTTGTGTAACAGACGGGTGTGTGTGGGCACA GAATGTAGTCTATTCTACTCAAAAAGGTTCTGCCTCCCCTGTGTTAATGAAAACCTACAGGAGTTTCCTTTGGAAATACGACAAGACTTGGATAAAAGGAAGTCTCATTCAAAAtcccacccctccaaaaaaacaGATGCAAGAACTTAA